A stretch of Oryza brachyantha chromosome 4, ObraRS2, whole genome shotgun sequence DNA encodes these proteins:
- the LOC102712523 gene encoding uncharacterized protein LOC102712523, with amino-acid sequence MTIREFDELVLDGSNYPIWASDNKINFAFRGISKAIEDPIDGYPPVDDKKKMIAIFFLRLYIHKDLKHEYNLEIKALKERYDQQKELIWTEANFEWSQLRRQDFKTMAKKHHELSLKNAQQRPPGSTLLAEVHFNAKYNANNTKGFKGNSLNDPKSSTKKHKNNNRRKFKGRKKGNDKGKAPQARHNNNKHCNRCGSDYHVAKDCRIPNHLVLLYQKSLKEKKSSEELRYKAHFNLTNEARPEVGSSQKAPIEPENNLDLPPEDIGPLSSTDDMLIEFCSMDPLGDLQ; translated from the exons ATGACAATCAGAGAGTTCGATGAACTCGTCCTTGATGGGAGTAACTATCCAATTTGGGCTTCGGATAACAAGATAAACTTTGCTTTTCGTGGGATTAGTAAGGCAATTGAGGACCCCATCGATGGGTACCCGCCAGTTGATGACAAGAAGAAAATGATTGCTATTTTCTTCCTTCGGCTCTATATCCATAAAGACCTCAAACATGAGTACAATTTAGAGATAAAAGCTCTCAAAGAGCGCTATGATCAACAAAAGGAACTCATTTGGACTGAGGCTAATTTTGAGTGGTCTCAACTACGCCGGCAGGATTTTAAAACTATG GCAAAAAAACATCATGAGCTTTCTCTCAAGAATGCTCAACAGCGCCCTCCTGGTTCTACACTTCTGGCTGAGGTTCACTTCAATGCTAAGTATAATGCTAATAATACAAAAGGATTCAAGGGAAATTCTTTGAATGATCCCAAGAGTTCAaccaaaaaacacaaaaacaataatagGCGCAAATTCAAGGGTCGAAAGAAGGGAAACGACAAGGGAAAGGCACCACAAGCCCGTCACAATAACAATAAACATTGCAACAGGTGTGGATCTGACTACCATGTCGCTAAAGATTGTCGTATCCCAAACCATCTTGTCCTCCTGTATCAGAAATCCCTCAAGGAGAAAAAGTCATCTGAGGAACTAAGATATAAAGCTCACTTCAATCTTACAAATGAAGCTAGACCAGAGGTTGGAAGTTCTCAGAAGGCTCCTATTGAACCAGAGAATAATCTCGATCTTCCACCAGAAGACATTGGTCCACTTTCTTCGACAGATGACATGCTCATTGAGTTTTGCTCAATGGATCCACTTGGAGATTTACAGTAA